A stretch of Pseudolysobacter antarcticus DNA encodes these proteins:
- a CDS encoding GGDEF/EAL domain-containing response regulator, producing MTKSDNVIKLLLIEDSEDKAEQIASDLRNGGIAVQLARVTSEPELIEHLRTRAPDLILANMDAANVTLAQASAVLKRSTKDSSLIAMSKTLDTQRMLLAVQSGAWAHLQLGQPELLQHLVRREANSLSTRRAVSQLEAGLHESERRCDALLDSSRDPIAYVHEGMHVRANQAYLEMFGFAEDEIEGMSILDLIAPADAESFKTALKRMDKSVKPTQTLDLKAVRTDGANFDAQIELSNANYEGEPCQQIIFRRQAASEEVAKQLEALRSRDTVTGLYNRQHCVAALERISTNSGAERGDHALLLIESDNFKQLTDTLGLDAADLLLSELAQLMQRHLGADDIAGRFGNQTLGMISSAGSLEKVNELSETLRKGCEERIFELGAKSVSLTISVGVSLITSKGTSATNVLARANDALRLAQSEGGNRVHVIDPAAQEKADAAESLQWRDKIKSALSNNDFQLHYQSVVSLQDAPGEYREMLLRMRGPEGEIKPAQFMPAAQRHGLLPTIDRWVITRSLMLLGERAFNSQEHTFFIKLSLATLEDESLVPWLTTQLEAKKIRAGALVFELPEQGAVTVLKNVLSFVRGIKKLGCKFALEGFAGSQTGLQLLKHTDADYLKLDRALMQDLPRNKDNESKIRSICAQLRDAHKLTIAEFVEDAASMSILFSCGVDFVQGNFLQEPELVMSEVMGA from the coding sequence ATGACCAAATCCGACAATGTCATCAAGTTGCTGTTGATCGAGGACTCGGAAGACAAGGCCGAGCAAATTGCCAGCGATCTGCGCAACGGCGGCATCGCTGTGCAATTGGCCCGTGTCACCAGCGAGCCAGAATTGATCGAACATCTGCGTACTCGCGCACCGGATCTGATCCTCGCCAACATGGATGCGGCTAACGTCACTCTGGCGCAGGCCAGCGCGGTGCTGAAACGCAGCACCAAGGACAGCAGCTTGATCGCGATGTCAAAGACCCTCGACACCCAGCGCATGTTGCTGGCGGTGCAATCGGGTGCGTGGGCGCACCTGCAGCTGGGTCAGCCGGAATTGTTGCAGCACCTCGTGCGCCGTGAGGCGAATAGTCTTTCGACACGTCGTGCGGTGAGCCAGCTCGAAGCGGGATTGCACGAATCCGAGCGCCGCTGCGATGCGTTGCTGGATTCGTCGCGCGATCCGATCGCGTATGTGCACGAAGGCATGCACGTACGCGCGAATCAGGCGTACCTGGAAATGTTCGGTTTTGCCGAGGATGAAATCGAAGGAATGTCGATCCTCGATCTGATCGCGCCGGCCGATGCGGAAAGTTTCAAGACCGCGCTCAAGCGCATGGACAAAAGCGTCAAACCGACGCAAACGCTGGATCTAAAGGCGGTGCGCACCGATGGCGCCAACTTCGATGCACAGATCGAATTGTCCAACGCCAACTACGAAGGCGAGCCTTGCCAGCAGATTATTTTCCGGCGCCAGGCCGCTAGCGAAGAAGTCGCAAAACAGCTCGAAGCGCTGCGCTCGCGCGACACCGTCACCGGCCTGTACAACCGCCAGCATTGCGTTGCCGCACTCGAGCGCATCAGCACTAATAGCGGCGCGGAGCGTGGTGATCACGCCTTGTTGCTGATCGAATCGGACAACTTCAAGCAACTCACCGATACGCTTGGACTGGACGCCGCCGACCTGCTGCTGAGCGAGCTCGCGCAACTTATGCAACGCCATCTCGGCGCAGACGATATCGCCGGGCGCTTCGGCAATCAGACCCTCGGCATGATTTCATCGGCCGGTTCGCTGGAAAAGGTCAACGAGCTCAGTGAAACCCTGCGCAAAGGTTGCGAAGAACGTATCTTCGAGCTCGGTGCGAAATCCGTCTCGCTGACCATCAGCGTGGGTGTGAGCCTGATTACCAGCAAGGGCACCAGCGCAACCAACGTGCTCGCGCGCGCCAACGATGCATTGCGCCTCGCGCAGAGCGAAGGCGGCAACCGCGTGCATGTGATCGATCCCGCCGCGCAGGAGAAAGCCGACGCTGCGGAATCGCTGCAATGGCGCGACAAGATCAAGAGCGCGCTGAGCAACAACGATTTCCAGCTGCATTACCAATCGGTGGTCAGCCTGCAGGATGCGCCAGGCGAATACCGCGAAATGCTGTTGCGCATGCGTGGCCCCGAGGGCGAGATCAAACCGGCGCAGTTCATGCCAGCGGCGCAACGTCACGGCCTGTTGCCGACGATCGATCGCTGGGTGATCACACGCTCTTTGATGCTGCTCGGCGAACGCGCGTTCAACAGTCAGGAACATACGTTTTTCATCAAACTTTCGTTGGCGACCCTCGAAGACGAAAGCCTCGTGCCATGGCTGACCACACAGCTCGAAGCGAAAAAAATCCGCGCCGGCGCACTGGTTTTCGAACTGCCCGAACAAGGTGCGGTGACCGTGCTGAAAAACGTACTGAGTTTCGTGCGTGGCATCAAGAAACTCGGCTGCAAGTTCGCGCTCGAAGGTTTTGCCGGCAGCCAGACCGGTTTGCAACTGCTCAAGCACACCGACGCGGACTATTTGAAACTCGATCGTGCCCTCATGCAGGATCTGCCGCGTAACAAGGACAACGAAAGCAAGATTCGCAGCATCTGTGCGCAGTTACGCGACGCGCACAAACTGACCATCGCCGAGTTCGTCGAAGATGCTGCGAGCATGTCGATCCTGTTCTCGTGCGGCGTGGATTTCGTGCAAGGCAATTTCCTGCAGGAACCCGAACTCGTGATGTCGGAAGTGATGGGCGCCTGA
- the htpX gene encoding protease HtpX, with protein sequence MLRVMLFIATNLAIMLLLSIVVKITGIDAWTARHGMNFGGLLILSAVMGMGGSFISLAISKWMAKRSTGARVITQPQNEVERWLLTTVQQHAEKAGIGMPEVAIYGAPDMNAFATGMSKNHALVAVSSGLLQGMSRTEIDAVLGHEITHVANGDMVTLTLIQGVLNTFVIFFARILANVIDSALRGNRDSNEGGGGFVYFIIVMVLQMVLGVFASIIVMWFSRWREFRADAGGARLAGRDSMIAALQRLSGNQTENSLPKEVQAFGISGDGKVARLFMSHPPLAERIAALRQVAL encoded by the coding sequence ATGTTGCGAGTCATGCTGTTCATCGCCACCAATCTGGCGATCATGTTGTTGTTGAGCATCGTGGTAAAGATCACCGGCATCGATGCATGGACGGCGCGCCACGGCATGAATTTCGGCGGCCTGCTGATCCTGTCGGCGGTGATGGGCATGGGCGGATCGTTCATTTCGCTCGCCATTTCCAAATGGATGGCCAAACGCAGCACCGGCGCGCGCGTCATCACGCAGCCGCAGAACGAAGTCGAACGCTGGCTGCTAACGACGGTGCAACAACACGCCGAAAAGGCCGGTATCGGCATGCCCGAAGTCGCGATCTACGGCGCACCTGACATGAATGCATTTGCGACCGGCATGAGCAAGAATCATGCGCTGGTCGCGGTCAGCAGCGGCTTGCTGCAGGGCATGAGCCGCACCGAGATCGACGCCGTGCTCGGCCACGAAATCACGCATGTCGCGAATGGCGACATGGTCACGTTGACCTTGATCCAGGGTGTGCTGAATACGTTCGTGATCTTCTTCGCACGCATTCTTGCCAACGTTATCGACTCGGCCTTGCGTGGCAATCGTGACAGCAACGAAGGCGGTGGTGGATTCGTCTATTTCATCATCGTGATGGTGTTGCAGATGGTGCTCGGCGTATTCGCCTCGATCATCGTGATGTGGTTTTCGCGCTGGCGTGAATTTCGCGCCGATGCGGGCGGCGCGCGGCTGGCTGGCCGCGACTCGATGATCGCCGCGCTGCAGCGCTTGTCGGGCAATCAGACCGAGAATTCTTTGCCGAAGGAAGTTCAGGCGTTCGGCATTTCCGGCGATGGCAAGGTCGCGCGTCTGTTCATGAGCCATCCGCCGCTTGCCGAGCGCATCGCGGCGTTGCGCCAGGTTGCGCTGTGA
- the gluQRS gene encoding tRNA glutamyl-Q(34) synthetase GluQRS produces the protein MNYRGRFAPSPTGALHLGSLLVAVGSWLRARSQRGVWIVRMEDLDPAREVPGAARVILDTLAGFGLSSDEPVWYQSQRAEIYSAALIRLQNCGVAFSCGCSRSDLQKNHGLHLHSCEAPANPIYQPAWRVRAPDQVMRFDDLLQGPQQQNLRAEVGDFIVHRAEGHAAYQLAVVVDDAAQGITEVMRGADLIDSTARQIFLQRTLDFAVPDYLHLPLLLDAHGQKLSKQNSSLAVDARDPLPALRAVLDLLGIAAARLPRVASVDSLLHAAITLFDAGRLPRRGTLDEPMLHPPNANE, from the coding sequence GTGAACTATCGCGGTCGTTTTGCGCCCTCACCTACCGGAGCCTTGCACTTGGGCTCGCTGCTCGTCGCGGTGGGCAGCTGGTTGCGCGCACGTTCGCAACGCGGTGTTTGGATCGTGCGTATGGAAGACCTCGATCCCGCACGAGAGGTTCCCGGCGCGGCGCGCGTTATCCTCGATACGCTGGCGGGATTCGGCCTGTCGTCCGACGAACCGGTTTGGTACCAGAGCCAGCGCGCCGAGATTTATTCAGCCGCATTGATACGTCTGCAAAACTGCGGTGTGGCATTTTCCTGCGGCTGCAGTCGCAGCGATCTGCAGAAAAATCACGGATTGCATCTGCACAGCTGCGAGGCGCCTGCAAACCCGATTTACCAACCCGCATGGCGAGTGCGAGCGCCCGATCAAGTCATGCGATTTGACGATCTGCTGCAAGGCCCGCAACAGCAAAATCTGCGCGCAGAAGTCGGCGATTTTATTGTGCATCGAGCCGAAGGTCACGCCGCTTACCAACTTGCTGTGGTGGTCGACGATGCCGCGCAAGGCATTACCGAGGTGATGCGTGGCGCCGACCTGATCGATTCGACCGCTCGGCAGATTTTTCTACAGCGCACGCTGGATTTTGCTGTGCCGGATTATCTGCATCTGCCGCTGCTGCTCGATGCGCACGGACAAAAACTGTCGAAACAAAACAGTTCGCTGGCGGTGGATGCGCGTGATCCGCTGCCCGCATTGCGCGCGGTGCTCGACTTGCTCGGAATTGCGGCCGCGCGGTTGCCGCGCGTGGCCTCAGTGGACTCCCTGTTGCATGCGGCCATCACGCTGTTCGATGCGGGCCGATTACCACGTCGCGGCACGCTCGATGAACCAATGCTGCACCCGCCCAATGCCAATGAATAA
- a CDS encoding beta-ketoacyl-ACP reductase, which yields MTTRVALVTGGTGGIGSAICKRLAKLGHKVATNYRDEAKAKSWQAALKAEGIDVAIVPGDVSDPASAEALVKAVESQLGPIDILVNNAGITRDTTFHRMSALQWQEVINTNLNSCFNVTRAVIDGMRGRKWGRIVQIASINGQKGQYGQANYAASKAGMHGFTISLAQENAKLGITVNTVSPGYIGTEMVMAVPEDVRAKIVAQIPVGRLGEPDEIAYAVTFLTADEAAWITGTNLSVNGGHYMGW from the coding sequence ATGACAACACGCGTAGCATTGGTCACGGGCGGCACCGGCGGTATCGGTTCGGCGATCTGCAAACGACTCGCCAAACTCGGCCACAAGGTCGCCACCAACTATCGTGACGAAGCCAAGGCAAAAAGCTGGCAGGCGGCGCTCAAGGCCGAAGGTATCGACGTCGCCATCGTGCCCGGCGATGTTTCCGATCCGGCCTCGGCCGAGGCACTGGTCAAGGCGGTCGAAAGCCAGCTTGGGCCGATCGATATTCTGGTCAACAACGCCGGCATCACTCGTGACACCACGTTCCATCGCATGAGCGCATTGCAGTGGCAGGAAGTGATCAACACCAATCTCAACTCGTGCTTCAACGTCACGCGCGCGGTGATCGACGGCATGCGCGGCCGCAAGTGGGGCCGCATTGTGCAGATCGCCTCGATCAACGGGCAGAAGGGACAGTACGGCCAGGCCAATTACGCCGCATCGAAAGCCGGCATGCACGGCTTCACGATTTCGCTGGCGCAGGAAAACGCCAAGCTCGGCATCACCGTCAACACGGTTTCGCCAGGCTATATCGGCACCGAAATGGTGATGGCCGTGCCGGAAGACGTGCGCGCCAAGATCGTCGCGCAGATCCCGGTCGGACGCCTCGGCGAACCCGATGAAATCGCATATGCCGTGACATTTTTGACTGCCGACGAAGCCGCTTGGATTACCGGCACCAATCTGTCGGTGAACGGCGGTCACTACATGGGTTGGTAG
- a CDS encoding SDR family NAD(P)-dependent oxidoreductase, translating into MNLDLTGKHALVCGGSQGIGHATGHELALLGADVTLLARSRDTLETAVAALPRTHAAQQHAFVAVDMSDQTALRAKVEALSNLRTVQILINNTGGPPGGAAHSADASAYLAAFQLHLLANQTLVQTLLPGMQRSGYGRIVNVISTSVKEPIRNLGVSNTIRGAVASWAKTLAGELGAFGITVNNVLPGYTRTQRLEQILHDRVQATGKTEEAVALAMLATVPLGRFAEAAEIANAIVFLTTPAAAYINGINVPVDGGRTQSL; encoded by the coding sequence ATGAATCTCGACCTCACCGGCAAACACGCCTTGGTCTGCGGCGGCTCGCAAGGCATTGGCCACGCGACCGGACATGAACTCGCGCTACTCGGTGCCGACGTCACCTTGCTCGCACGCTCACGCGATACTCTCGAAACCGCCGTTGCCGCGTTGCCGCGCACACACGCCGCGCAGCAGCATGCGTTTGTCGCGGTCGACATGAGCGATCAGACCGCGCTGCGCGCGAAAGTCGAAGCGCTGAGCAATCTGCGCACGGTGCAGATTCTGATCAACAACACCGGCGGCCCGCCCGGCGGTGCCGCACACAGCGCCGATGCAAGCGCGTATCTCGCGGCGTTCCAGTTGCATCTGCTGGCGAATCAGACCCTGGTGCAAACCCTACTGCCGGGCATGCAGCGCAGCGGTTATGGCCGGATCGTGAATGTCATTTCGACCTCGGTGAAAGAACCGATCCGCAACCTCGGTGTTTCCAATACCATCCGCGGCGCGGTCGCGAGCTGGGCCAAGACCCTCGCTGGCGAACTCGGCGCGTTCGGCATCACGGTCAACAATGTGTTGCCGGGCTACACGCGCACACAGCGACTCGAACAAATTCTGCACGACCGCGTGCAGGCCACCGGCAAAACCGAAGAAGCCGTAGCGCTAGCAATGCTCGCGACCGTGCCGCTGGGTCGTTTCGCCGAGGCAGCGGAAATCGCCAACGCGATTGTTTTCCTGACCACACCGGCCGCCGCCTATATCAACGGCATCAATGTGCCGGTCGATGGCGGTCGCACGCAGTCGCTTTAA
- a CDS encoding aldehyde dehydrogenase: MSAMIITLGNFIDGRTCAAQSGSYLDVVEPASAAVYARCPSSAAADVASAVAAARCAAPAWAATPSAERARVLNRLADLIETDIETFAAAESRDSGKPLSLARSVDIPRAIANLRFFAAAATQFASEAHPMADGTINYTVRAPLGVVGCISPWNLPLYLFTWKIAPALAAGNAVIAKPSEVTPFTAFLLGELCNRAGLPPGVLNIVHGLGTDVGHALVEHAEVKAISFTGSTRVGASIATIAAPKFKKLSLELGGKNATLIFADAPRAGLIDTILRSAFSNQGQICLCGSRILIERSYYAEFRDEFVARAKALRVGDPNDADSDLGAIVSQAHYEKVLGCIALARAEGGNVLCGGEAVKLTGRCADGWFIAPTVIENLAPQCRSNREEIFGPVVTLQAFDSDADAIANANATEYGLAASVWTTDLQRAHHIAAKLETGIVWINCWMLRDLRTPFGGVKHSGVGREGGWEAMRFFTEPKNVCVFLGE; encoded by the coding sequence ATGAGCGCAATGATTATTACTCTCGGCAATTTCATCGATGGTCGCACGTGTGCGGCGCAGTCCGGCAGTTATCTCGATGTCGTTGAACCGGCTAGCGCTGCGGTGTACGCACGTTGCCCGAGCTCCGCGGCAGCAGATGTGGCGAGCGCCGTTGCCGCCGCACGTTGCGCCGCGCCGGCGTGGGCGGCGACGCCGAGCGCCGAACGCGCACGCGTGTTGAATCGCCTCGCCGATCTGATCGAAACGGATATCGAAACATTCGCCGCGGCAGAATCGCGCGACAGCGGCAAACCATTGAGTCTGGCGCGCAGCGTGGATATTCCGCGCGCGATCGCCAACCTGCGTTTTTTCGCCGCGGCGGCAACCCAGTTTGCATCTGAAGCGCACCCGATGGCGGATGGCACGATCAACTACACCGTGCGCGCGCCGCTTGGTGTGGTCGGCTGCATTTCGCCGTGGAATCTGCCGCTGTATCTATTCACGTGGAAGATTGCGCCGGCGCTTGCGGCGGGCAATGCGGTGATCGCAAAACCTTCCGAGGTCACGCCATTCACCGCGTTTTTGCTCGGCGAATTGTGCAACCGCGCCGGATTGCCACCGGGCGTATTGAACATCGTGCACGGACTCGGCACGGACGTCGGCCACGCGCTGGTCGAACATGCCGAAGTCAAGGCGATTTCGTTCACCGGTAGCACACGCGTCGGCGCGTCGATCGCCACCATTGCCGCGCCGAAATTCAAGAAACTGAGTCTCGAACTCGGCGGCAAAAACGCCACGCTGATTTTCGCCGATGCGCCACGCGCAGGATTGATCGACACGATCCTGCGCTCGGCATTTTCCAATCAGGGCCAGATCTGTTTGTGCGGTTCGCGCATCTTGATCGAACGCAGTTATTACGCGGAGTTCCGCGACGAATTTGTCGCACGCGCGAAAGCATTGCGCGTCGGCGATCCGAACGACGCCGACAGCGATCTCGGCGCGATCGTCTCGCAAGCGCATTACGAAAAGGTGCTCGGTTGCATCGCGCTCGCGCGTGCGGAAGGCGGCAACGTGCTGTGCGGCGGTGAAGCGGTAAAACTCACCGGGCGTTGCGCAGACGGCTGGTTTATCGCACCGACCGTCATTGAAAATCTCGCGCCACAATGCCGCAGCAATCGCGAGGAAATTTTCGGCCCGGTAGTGACGTTGCAAGCGTTCGACAGCGATGCCGATGCAATCGCCAACGCCAATGCAACGGAATACGGCCTAGCCGCGTCGGTATGGACAACGGATTTGCAACGCGCGCATCACATCGCCGCGAAACTCGAAACCGGCATCGTCTGGATCAACTGCTGGATGCTGCGCGATTTGCGCACACCGTTCGGCGGGGTAAAACATTCTGGCGTCGGTCGTGAAGGCGGCTGGGAAGCGATGCGGTTTTTTACCGAACCGAAAAATGTCTGCGTATTTCTCGGCGAGTAA
- the can gene encoding carbonate dehydratase has product MNSLTDLLERNRLWAASVRAEDPGFFKRLSTQQAPKYLWIGCSDSRVPANQITGMQPGEVFVHRNVANIVVHTDLNCLSAIQFAVDLLKVEHIMVVGHYGCSGVHASLTGMRIGLADNWLRHLVDVEKKHTAMLDAIELDSLKHARLCELNVIEQVVNVCQTTIVEDAWSRAQPLTVHGWIYGLHDGRVRDLGISVDAPNVLDDSYKNALDKLRSSTEK; this is encoded by the coding sequence ATGAATTCATTGACCGACCTGCTCGAACGCAATCGCCTCTGGGCAGCGTCGGTACGCGCCGAAGATCCGGGTTTTTTCAAGCGCCTGTCGACCCAACAGGCACCGAAATATCTCTGGATCGGTTGTTCCGATTCGCGCGTACCAGCCAACCAGATTACCGGCATGCAGCCGGGCGAAGTATTCGTCCATCGCAACGTCGCCAACATCGTTGTGCACACCGATCTGAATTGCCTCAGTGCGATCCAGTTCGCAGTCGATCTGCTCAAGGTCGAGCACATCATGGTGGTGGGACATTACGGCTGCAGTGGTGTGCACGCGAGCCTGACCGGCATGCGCATCGGCCTTGCCGACAACTGGCTGCGCCATCTGGTCGACGTCGAGAAAAAACACACGGCAATGCTTGATGCAATCGAACTCGACTCGCTCAAACACGCACGCCTGTGCGAGCTCAACGTGATCGAACAGGTGGTCAATGTGTGCCAGACCACAATCGTCGAAGATGCGTGGAGTCGCGCTCAGCCGCTCACCGTGCACGGCTGGATCTACGGCCTGCACGACGGCCGTGTGCGCGATCTCGGCATCAGTGTGGACGCCCCAAACGTACTCGACGACAGCTACAAGAATGCGCTCGACAAATTGCGTAGCAGCACTGAAAAATGA
- a CDS encoding RidA family protein has translation MSIVHAHTAPKPVGAYPHARRVGNLLFLSGVGPRSAADNSIPGNIYDTNGALSGYDIAAQCHAVFANVRAVLEASGARWEDLVDVTVFLTDMAKDFAIYNRIYAEYFNIAQPCRTTLGISALPTPIAIELKCIAALTD, from the coding sequence GTGAGTATCGTTCATGCCCACACTGCGCCGAAGCCAGTCGGTGCGTATCCGCACGCACGCCGGGTCGGCAACTTGCTGTTTTTATCCGGCGTCGGGCCGCGCTCGGCGGCCGATAACTCCATTCCGGGAAATATCTACGACACGAATGGTGCACTGAGCGGTTATGACATCGCGGCGCAATGCCACGCCGTGTTCGCGAACGTTCGCGCCGTACTCGAAGCCAGCGGCGCGCGTTGGGAAGATCTCGTCGATGTAACGGTTTTTCTCACCGATATGGCCAAGGATTTTGCGATCTACAATCGCATTTATGCCGAGTATTTCAACATCGCGCAGCCGTGTCGCACGACGCTCGGCATCAGCGCTTTGCCGACGCCGATCGCGATCGAATTGAAATGCATTGCGGCGTTGACCGACTAA